A genomic segment from Alteribacillus bidgolensis encodes:
- a CDS encoding aldehyde dehydrogenase family protein: protein MKAGPVYQNYINGEWRSVQGESEKVINPANEKVLAEVNLSSPSDVDEAVNAAKRAQLFWKTVPAPEKGELLFEISQKLREQKEELSQILTAENGKPIQEARGEVQEAIDMGFYMAGEGRRLFGQTVPAELPNKHAMSIRSPVGIAGLITPWNFPIAIASWKMFPAIISGNTVVWKPAIETPGMADAFVRILDECGLPAGVVNLVHGAGETVGSAIVEHDQIDIVSFTGSTKTGRLIASKAGSMLKKVSLEMGGKNAITVMDSADIDLAVDGILWSSFGTSGQRCTAASRIIVHQDIKTELEKVLIKRTKELTIGDGVKEDTDVGPVISRQALESIHEYVKMGRKEGELLCGGRIISGGQQGKGNYYEPTIITNVQPSARIAQEEVFGPVIAIIPVESFDEAMRVNNDSAYGLSSSIFTKDANEVFRAMHEMDTGIVYVNAGTTGAEIHLPFGGTKKTGNGHRDSGTASLDVFTEWKSVYVDYSGKLQRAQIDNN from the coding sequence ATGAAAGCAGGCCCTGTTTATCAAAATTATATTAATGGCGAATGGAGAAGCGTACAAGGAGAATCGGAGAAAGTAATTAACCCGGCAAATGAGAAAGTACTGGCTGAGGTTAACCTGTCCTCTCCTTCAGATGTGGATGAAGCCGTAAATGCAGCTAAACGTGCACAATTATTTTGGAAAACCGTTCCTGCACCGGAAAAAGGTGAACTGCTTTTTGAAATATCACAAAAATTGAGAGAACAAAAAGAAGAGCTCTCTCAGATTCTAACCGCAGAAAATGGTAAACCAATTCAAGAAGCACGCGGCGAAGTGCAAGAAGCAATTGATATGGGTTTTTATATGGCAGGAGAAGGCCGCCGATTATTCGGGCAGACTGTTCCAGCTGAACTTCCGAACAAGCACGCGATGAGTATTCGAAGTCCTGTTGGAATTGCTGGTTTAATAACCCCATGGAATTTTCCGATTGCGATTGCCAGCTGGAAAATGTTCCCTGCCATCATAAGCGGCAACACGGTAGTGTGGAAGCCTGCCATAGAGACTCCAGGGATGGCAGATGCCTTTGTTCGAATTCTAGATGAATGCGGTCTGCCTGCAGGTGTTGTTAACCTCGTACACGGTGCAGGAGAAACCGTTGGAAGTGCCATCGTAGAGCACGATCAGATCGATATTGTATCCTTTACTGGTTCTACAAAAACGGGTCGTCTGATAGCTAGTAAAGCCGGCAGTATGCTGAAAAAAGTATCCCTGGAAATGGGCGGGAAAAATGCAATTACTGTAATGGATAGTGCAGATATTGACTTGGCAGTGGACGGTATTTTATGGAGCAGTTTTGGAACAAGCGGACAGCGCTGTACTGCTGCGAGCCGTATTATTGTTCACCAGGATATAAAAACAGAACTAGAAAAAGTTCTCATAAAACGAACAAAAGAGTTAACAATTGGAGATGGAGTGAAAGAAGATACAGATGTTGGCCCTGTTATCAGCCGCCAGGCATTAGAAAGTATTCATGAATACGTTAAAATGGGCAGAAAAGAAGGGGAACTTCTGTGCGGCGGCCGTATTATAAGCGGAGGACAGCAAGGTAAAGGTAATTACTATGAACCGACTATAATAACAAACGTTCAACCTAGTGCAAGAATTGCCCAGGAAGAAGTTTTTGGGCCGGTTATTGCTATCATACCTGTAGAAAGTTTTGATGAAGCAATGCGGGTTAACAATGATTCAGCTTATGGATTATCAAGTTCCATTTTTACAAAGGATGCAAATGAAGTATTTCGGGCCATGCATGAAATGGATACGGGAATTGTCTATGTAAACGCGGGGACAACCGGGGCTGAAATCCATCTGCCATTCGGAGGAACAAAGAAAACAGGTAACGGTCACCGTGATTCCGGAACCGCTTCATTAGATGTGTTTACAGAATGGAAAAGTGTATACGTAGATTACAGCGGTAAACTTCAGCGCGCTCAAATAGATAATAATTAG
- a CDS encoding GntR family transcriptional regulator: MFELDVRTRKPIYEQLIDNIKELIVSKVLSPDEKLPSVRMLSKELTINPNTIQKAYRELEREGYLYSANRKGYFVAPIEWISNDKKLEELKRQFQALLKEAIYFGLTKEELERWFEEVQEGGEQGDTR; encoded by the coding sequence TTGTTTGAATTAGATGTGCGAACCCGAAAGCCAATATATGAGCAGCTCATTGATAACATTAAAGAACTGATTGTTTCTAAAGTATTGAGCCCAGATGAAAAACTGCCTTCTGTTCGTATGCTTTCTAAAGAATTAACGATAAATCCAAATACAATACAAAAAGCCTATCGGGAACTAGAAAGAGAAGGCTATTTATACTCAGCAAACAGAAAGGGGTATTTTGTGGCTCCCATTGAATGGATCTCAAATGATAAAAAATTAGAAGAATTAAAGAGACAGTTTCAAGCTTTGTTGAAAGAAGCTATTTATTTCGGCCTGACGAAAGAAGAACTAGAGCGTTGGTTTGAGGAAGTGCAAGAGGGGGGAGAACAAGGTGATACACGTTGA
- a CDS encoding ABC transporter ATP-binding protein, whose translation MIHVEGVTKKFEKETAVATIELSVKTGSIYGLLGSNGAGKTTLLKILAGIYRPDHGNVHIEKQSIYENVSLKQKVVFIPDSLYFFPQATIHQMADYYRSFYPGWNQERYETLQQVFNIDPHRKIQRLSKGMQRQVAFWLSLSCMPNVLILDEPIDGLDPVMRQKIKNLLFQDVAERDLTVIISSHNLREIEDICDHVGIMHKGKLVIEKELDDLKTDTHKIQVAFSSPEQETSMLKQLNILHQEKRGSVNLLIGKGQKQHIEEIVRSSQPLVFDMLPLTLEEIFIYEMGGVGYEIENILI comes from the coding sequence GTGATACACGTTGAAGGAGTAACGAAAAAATTTGAAAAAGAAACAGCAGTAGCTACGATTGAATTATCTGTCAAGACAGGGTCTATATATGGTCTGCTTGGTTCCAATGGAGCTGGAAAAACGACATTGTTAAAAATATTGGCAGGCATTTATCGACCTGATCATGGAAATGTTCACATTGAAAAACAATCAATTTATGAAAATGTATCTTTAAAACAAAAAGTAGTATTTATTCCAGACAGCCTTTATTTTTTTCCACAGGCTACAATACATCAAATGGCAGATTATTACAGATCATTTTATCCAGGATGGAATCAGGAGCGGTATGAAACATTACAGCAAGTATTCAATATAGATCCACATCGAAAAATACAACGATTATCAAAAGGGATGCAGCGCCAAGTTGCCTTTTGGTTATCTCTATCCTGTATGCCCAATGTTTTGATACTCGATGAGCCAATTGATGGACTTGACCCTGTCATGCGCCAGAAAATTAAAAATTTATTGTTTCAGGATGTAGCAGAAAGAGATTTAACGGTAATTATATCTTCTCATAATCTAAGAGAAATTGAAGATATTTGTGATCATGTTGGCATTATGCATAAAGGAAAATTAGTCATTGAAAAAGAGTTAGACGATTTGAAAACAGATACACATAAAATTCAGGTCGCTTTTTCATCACCAGAACAAGAAACAAGCATGCTGAAACAGTTGAATATTCTTCATCAAGAAAAAAGAGGAAGTGTAAATCTTTTAATTGGAAAAGGCCAAAAACAACACATAGAAGAAATTGTTCGATCTTCCCAGCCTTTAGTATTTGATATGCTGCCGCTTACGTTAGAAGAAATTTTTATTTATGAGATGGGAGGGGTCGGCTATGAAATTGAAAACATCCTTATTTAA
- a CDS encoding DUF6449 domain-containing protein — MKLKTSLFNPGIQKQNMKQHGWISLIYLIGLLFSVPLQMVLYAADENRTQYQHVEHLFNIGFPLQLLMSFIIPIIAGIFLFRYLQTKSAADMIHSLPIKRGTLYVNHVISGAVMLMIPVWLTAIAASMAVNAYSVFEFISVADVWIWTIVMTIMSLFYFCFSVFIGMMTGMSVAQGILTFIILMLPAGLFVLISTNLNYYLYGFSNEYYTGETITRWAPIVMMSEFNHTPDIPVGRVLIYLFLTVLFGAVGYILYKIRQIETAGQAITFQPLRPIFKYGVTICTMLLGGVYFEQYGTIEWLVFGYIFASLLGYLIAEMILQKTWRIWNGKTFIHYAGYAGMMVILAFVINMDVLGYESNVPDDNQIESVYFGNDVYPLTNSENTDIYISDESYIKNVKELHEYIVQTKPEQVDAHTPYGNNRYVIAYQLENGSTLVRQYELPIEAVEEKLAGIMESEPYKRMQYHVNDLDQELDNIVITASGPIQKNVTISNTEEIQELQQILKYEISSMKLNEMTAAGMNWGHILLEPAAQEENPLLNQPQPDIPWKKSFHELEQWLDEKGYLEQARVMPEDINALEILRVPGGTRGITYPDQVFREQNEQGMEQLVKVKDTEVIEEALEQYRNIGEGEYFVRFLTNNRRTELYGVFPENQVPDKIISAYNNE; from the coding sequence ATGAAATTGAAAACATCCTTATTTAACCCAGGTATACAAAAACAAAATATGAAACAACACGGGTGGATTAGTCTTATTTACCTCATAGGCCTGTTATTTTCTGTTCCATTGCAAATGGTATTGTATGCTGCAGATGAAAATCGTACCCAATATCAACATGTCGAACATTTATTTAATATCGGATTTCCTTTGCAATTACTAATGTCGTTCATTATACCGATCATAGCAGGTATTTTTCTGTTTCGATACTTACAGACGAAGTCCGCAGCCGACATGATACACAGCTTGCCGATAAAAAGAGGTACTTTATATGTCAATCATGTGATCAGCGGTGCGGTTATGTTGATGATACCTGTATGGTTAACAGCAATCGCTGCTTCGATGGCAGTTAATGCTTATTCTGTATTTGAATTTATTTCTGTTGCTGACGTATGGATCTGGACCATTGTTATGACGATCATGTCATTATTTTATTTTTGTTTTTCGGTATTCATCGGCATGATGACGGGAATGTCTGTGGCTCAAGGCATTCTAACTTTTATTATTTTGATGCTTCCGGCAGGTTTGTTTGTATTAATCAGTACTAATCTCAATTATTATTTGTATGGTTTTTCTAATGAATATTATACAGGAGAAACCATTACCAGGTGGGCACCAATTGTTATGATGAGTGAGTTTAATCATACGCCGGATATACCAGTCGGGAGAGTACTGATTTACTTGTTTTTAACTGTGCTGTTTGGTGCAGTTGGCTATATCCTATACAAAATCCGGCAAATCGAAACAGCTGGTCAAGCGATTACCTTTCAGCCGCTTCGTCCCATTTTTAAATACGGAGTAACCATTTGTACGATGCTCTTGGGAGGCGTATATTTTGAACAATACGGAACAATAGAATGGCTGGTATTTGGTTATATATTCGCCTCTCTCCTCGGTTACCTTATCGCAGAAATGATTCTTCAAAAGACGTGGAGAATTTGGAATGGTAAGACGTTTATTCATTACGCTGGTTATGCTGGTATGATGGTCATATTAGCATTTGTCATAAATATGGATGTTCTAGGGTATGAGTCCAACGTTCCAGATGATAATCAAATCGAAAGTGTTTACTTTGGCAATGATGTGTATCCATTGACAAATAGTGAGAATACTGACATTTATATTTCGGATGAGAGTTATATTAAAAATGTGAAAGAATTACATGAATATATTGTTCAAACAAAGCCAGAACAGGTGGATGCCCATACTCCATATGGAAACAACCGGTACGTGATAGCCTATCAGCTGGAAAACGGCTCAACGCTTGTACGTCAATATGAGCTGCCGATCGAGGCAGTGGAGGAAAAATTGGCTGGTATTATGGAATCAGAACCATATAAACGAATGCAATATCACGTTAATGATCTTGATCAAGAGCTTGATAACATCGTCATTACAGCAAGCGGGCCTATACAAAAGAACGTTACAATATCGAACACAGAAGAAATACAAGAACTTCAGCAAATATTAAAATATGAAATTTCTTCAATGAAACTAAATGAAATGACCGCAGCTGGTATGAACTGGGGACATATCTTGTTAGAGCCAGCGGCACAAGAAGAGAATCCATTACTAAATCAACCACAACCTGACATTCCATGGAAAAAATCGTTTCATGAATTAGAACAGTGGCTGGATGAAAAAGGATATTTAGAACAGGCACGAGTAATGCCAGAGGACATTAATGCACTAGAAATATTGCGGGTGCCTGGTGGGACGCGCGGTATAACATATCCCGACCAAGTATTTAGAGAACAAAACGAACAAGGCATGGAACAATTAGTTAAAGTAAAAGATACAGAGGTAATAGAAGAGGCATTAGAACAATACAGAAACATTGGGGAAGGGGAATATTTTGTTCGGTTCCTTACCAATAACCGTAGAACAGAATTGTACGGTGTTTTTCCTGAAAACCAGGTACCAGACAAGATTATATCAGCGTATAACAACGAATAA
- a CDS encoding ATP-binding protein has product MGIIGRMPIRGKITFLVFSIVLFTFIMIGIILLGYASDVKEEELTQRAMITSQNLAQNQTVKDSVTELDGADQIQPIAERIRKLNEIDYVVVLNMNKIRLSHPIPDRLYSYFNSDDAEAAFSEHVYTTKAKANDDITVRAFVPIMNDNQEQVGVVVSGNILPSTISLIEEFRNPALLIFIITILFGTWGAWLLASHIKNQTFEMEPEDLARVLVERTATFHAIHEGVIAIDEQEKITVMNHAAKKMLSVAGEPIGRPIQEVIPDTRLPEVLEMNRAVYQKEFYVQNRAILSNRIPIKVNNKTVGAVAIFQDKTEVNRLAEELTGVKTFVDALRVQNHEYSNKLHTIAGLIQMDEGKKALEFIYDVTNSENNFIKRVSDQIHDDSITGLLIGKSSRGRELGVELTLSRQSYFNQYPEGIHSNDLVVILGNLIDNSFDAMKYKEGNDKKVFVHILESEQALMIRVEDNGTGIKETVLKHIFERGYSTKGSEGRGIGMFLVKSIVDRIDGQIDISSDKESTEMMIILPMKRKEGT; this is encoded by the coding sequence GTGGGAATCATTGGCCGTATGCCCATTCGCGGCAAGATTACATTTTTGGTTTTTAGTATTGTATTATTTACTTTTATAATGATAGGCATTATTTTGCTTGGTTATGCATCAGACGTAAAAGAAGAAGAGTTAACACAACGAGCAATGATTACTTCTCAAAATTTAGCTCAAAATCAAACCGTAAAAGACTCAGTAACAGAGCTAGATGGTGCTGATCAGATACAGCCGATAGCTGAACGAATTCGTAAATTGAACGAAATCGACTATGTCGTTGTTTTAAATATGAATAAAATTCGTTTATCGCATCCAATCCCGGATAGACTTTATTCTTATTTTAACAGTGATGATGCAGAAGCGGCTTTTTCGGAGCATGTTTATACAACTAAAGCAAAAGCAAATGACGATATTACAGTAAGAGCATTTGTACCCATTATGAATGATAATCAGGAACAAGTGGGTGTCGTAGTAAGCGGTAATATTTTGCCATCAACTATATCACTTATTGAAGAATTCCGTAATCCTGCCTTACTTATTTTTATCATTACGATTTTATTTGGAACGTGGGGAGCATGGCTTTTAGCGTCTCATATTAAAAATCAGACGTTTGAGATGGAGCCAGAAGATTTAGCTCGGGTTTTAGTGGAACGGACAGCCACTTTTCACGCCATCCATGAAGGGGTCATTGCCATCGACGAACAAGAAAAAATAACGGTCATGAACCATGCTGCCAAAAAGATGCTTAGTGTTGCAGGAGAGCCTATCGGTCGTCCCATTCAAGAAGTTATTCCCGATACAAGACTTCCAGAAGTGTTGGAGATGAATAGAGCTGTTTATCAAAAAGAGTTTTACGTACAGAACAGAGCTATTTTAAGTAACCGTATTCCAATAAAAGTGAATAATAAAACCGTAGGGGCTGTAGCTATTTTTCAAGATAAAACAGAAGTGAACCGGCTAGCCGAAGAACTAACTGGAGTAAAAACGTTTGTGGATGCTCTTCGAGTTCAAAATCATGAATATTCAAATAAACTTCATACCATTGCTGGCTTGATTCAAATGGATGAAGGAAAAAAAGCACTTGAATTTATTTATGATGTAACAAATAGTGAAAACAATTTTATAAAAAGAGTAAGTGATCAAATTCATGATGATAGCATCACCGGGCTATTAATAGGAAAATCAAGTAGAGGAAGAGAGCTTGGGGTTGAGCTGACCTTGAGCAGACAATCTTATTTTAATCAATACCCGGAAGGAATCCATTCCAACGATTTAGTAGTTATTCTTGGAAATTTAATTGATAACAGTTTTGATGCGATGAAATATAAAGAAGGTAACGACAAAAAGGTTTTTGTCCATATTCTAGAAAGCGAACAAGCCTTAATGATAAGAGTAGAGGATAATGGCACTGGAATAAAAGAAACCGTATTAAAGCATATATTTGAAAGAGGATATTCTACGAAAGGCAGTGAAGGACGGGGTATTGGCATGTTTTTGGTTAAGTCTATTGTAGACAGAATAGATGGACAAATAGATATTTCTTCTGATAAGGAGAGCACAGAAATGATGATTATACTCCCCATGAAAAGAAAGGAGGGCACGTAG
- a CDS encoding response regulator: MKQPKTDIQILLIEDDPMVQEVNKMFIEKVEGFTVAGVAADGQKGRKLVNEIEPDLVLLDVYMPNEDGIECIQHLREARIDIDIIAVTAANDTATIQDLLRAGVIDYIVKPFTFERMKRALTQYRQRSAQFLNREEMSQNELDEMILSGENQEQHQDELPKGLQKKTLEQVVDFLNKMETPLSAEDIGQEIGLARVTVRRYLNYLETIGKVKIELTYGQIGRPIQLYKRIDNSEESG; encoded by the coding sequence ATGAAACAACCTAAAACAGACATTCAAATCCTGTTGATTGAAGATGATCCGATGGTACAGGAAGTCAATAAAATGTTTATCGAAAAAGTGGAAGGTTTCACAGTAGCTGGAGTAGCAGCAGATGGCCAAAAAGGCAGGAAACTTGTGAACGAAATCGAACCTGACCTCGTGCTGCTCGATGTTTACATGCCTAATGAAGACGGCATAGAATGTATTCAACATTTACGAGAAGCAAGAATTGATATCGATATCATAGCTGTTACAGCTGCAAATGATACGGCAACCATTCAAGACTTACTAAGAGCAGGTGTCATCGACTATATTGTAAAACCGTTTACGTTTGAACGAATGAAAAGGGCATTAACTCAATATCGGCAGCGGAGTGCACAATTTCTCAATCGGGAAGAGATGTCCCAAAATGAGCTTGATGAGATGATTTTGTCTGGAGAAAATCAAGAGCAGCACCAAGATGAACTTCCAAAAGGTTTACAAAAAAAGACCCTAGAGCAAGTCGTTGATTTTCTTAATAAAATGGAAACACCTTTATCAGCAGAGGATATTGGTCAGGAGATCGGGCTTGCACGGGTAACCGTAAGAAGGTATTTAAATTATCTTGAAACTATAGGAAAAGTAAAAATTGAATTAACCTATGGACAAATTGGACGACCAATTCAATTGTATAAAAGGATAGACAACTCAGAGGAGTCAGGTTAA
- a CDS encoding TRAP transporter substrate-binding protein encodes MKNLITIAAFIVIGLMTSLYIGFGYEENQNIAAEDEEVKGLNEKVTLKFSYVTAENTPKGKAARYFAQAVKEKTNGWVEVEVYPNGMLYEAQEEFEALLNNQVHFIAPAFSEIAVHDNKWMVMDLPFAFKDEKMVKEAFQGKIGDLLFESIENSHYKGLAFWDNGFKHITNNSHPITDPKDLKGLTMRVMPSKVLSETYHTVDADPKTYPFNRVYSLLSDGKIDGTENTLSNIYSKGFYEQQRYMTMSRHNYLGYAVLTNKSMWNTLPVEHQQAIEDAMEETTEWMRTHAKGINNEMLERMQTQNVMEIHELTAEEKEKWRKTLKPVYKQYEDNIGQELLEELRKLQKKYGMS; translated from the coding sequence ATGAAAAATTTAATTACCATTGCCGCCTTTATCGTAATTGGTTTAATGACATCTTTGTATATTGGTTTTGGTTATGAGGAAAATCAAAACATCGCAGCTGAAGATGAAGAAGTGAAAGGTTTAAATGAAAAAGTCACTCTGAAATTTAGTTATGTAACAGCAGAAAACACACCAAAAGGGAAAGCTGCTCGTTATTTTGCCCAGGCAGTGAAGGAAAAAACAAATGGATGGGTAGAAGTGGAAGTCTATCCGAATGGGATGCTGTACGAAGCGCAAGAAGAATTTGAAGCTTTACTCAATAATCAAGTACATTTTATTGCACCGGCTTTTTCTGAAATAGCTGTTCATGACAATAAATGGATGGTAATGGATCTTCCATTTGCTTTTAAGGATGAAAAAATGGTAAAGGAAGCTTTTCAAGGAAAAATCGGTGATTTATTATTTGAGAGTATTGAAAACTCTCATTATAAAGGACTTGCCTTTTGGGATAACGGTTTTAAACATATTACGAACAATAGTCACCCCATTACAGACCCTAAAGATTTGAAAGGGCTTACGATGAGGGTGATGCCAAGTAAGGTCTTGTCAGAAACGTATCATACCGTTGATGCTGATCCAAAAACCTATCCATTTAATCGAGTCTATTCTTTGCTCAGCGATGGGAAGATAGATGGAACAGAAAATACACTTTCTAACATTTATTCTAAAGGTTTTTATGAGCAGCAGCGTTATATGACAATGAGCCGCCATAATTATTTAGGGTATGCTGTACTTACGAACAAGTCTATGTGGAACACGCTGCCGGTCGAACACCAGCAAGCTATAGAGGACGCAATGGAAGAAACGACAGAATGGATGCGGACACATGCTAAAGGTATTAATAACGAAATGTTAGAGAGAATGCAAACACAGAATGTGATGGAAATACATGAATTAACTGCTGAAGAAAAGGAAAAATGGAGAAAGACGTTAAAACCGGTTTATAAACAATATGAGGATAACATCGGACAAGAACTATTAGAAGAATTAAGGAAATTACAAAAAAAATATGGTATGTCCTGA
- a CDS encoding TAXI family TRAP transporter solute-binding subunit has translation MEKYLKRTLLSAVSGAGILFAAACGGSDESGAEGEADGSADGEEQASEEGISYDDYPSTVKIGTASQGGTYYIYGGGIGSLLESELDITANVEVTGGPVHNMQLTNGKDQDIGLVTLGPGYEGVTGTGEWTEGNKMEDVRVTFPMYTTPFHWWSLEGSGVESIDDMDGMKVGVGPAGGTSGTYLPLIHDALELNIDPVQAGASDMVSQQMDGQLDVIGFAAGIPISAVSEVEAQRDINFFGIDGEQREKIIEEYPYFFEYTIPADTYNQLDEDLETIAMFNFGIVHKEANEEFVYDLVKAYHENQEKLMDTHSAAEEAEIEAILQNDVMPLHPGAIKFYEEEGIDLPEDVYPPEWEE, from the coding sequence ATGGAAAAATATTTAAAACGTACGCTTTTATCTGCAGTTAGCGGTGCTGGTATTTTATTTGCTGCAGCTTGCGGCGGGTCTGATGAAAGCGGAGCAGAAGGTGAAGCAGATGGAAGTGCAGATGGAGAAGAGCAAGCTTCCGAAGAAGGAATCTCTTATGATGACTATCCTTCTACTGTCAAAATTGGTACAGCATCACAAGGCGGTACTTACTATATTTATGGCGGCGGAATTGGTTCATTATTGGAAAGCGAATTAGATATTACAGCAAACGTAGAAGTAACTGGTGGTCCGGTTCATAATATGCAGTTAACAAATGGAAAAGACCAAGATATCGGTCTTGTAACACTTGGACCAGGATATGAAGGAGTAACAGGAACAGGGGAATGGACAGAAGGGAATAAAATGGAAGATGTTCGTGTAACCTTCCCAATGTATACAACTCCGTTTCATTGGTGGTCTCTTGAAGGTAGTGGGGTAGAAAGCATTGATGATATGGATGGTATGAAAGTTGGTGTTGGACCTGCTGGTGGAACGTCCGGAACATATTTACCGCTAATTCACGACGCGCTTGAATTGAATATTGATCCCGTACAAGCCGGAGCTAGTGATATGGTAAGTCAACAAATGGATGGACAGCTTGATGTAATAGGATTTGCGGCTGGTATTCCAATCTCTGCAGTAAGTGAGGTAGAGGCTCAGCGTGATATTAATTTCTTTGGTATTGACGGGGAACAGCGTGAAAAAATTATCGAGGAATATCCGTATTTCTTTGAATACACTATTCCAGCAGACACCTACAATCAGCTCGATGAAGATTTAGAAACGATTGCTATGTTTAACTTTGGAATTGTGCATAAGGAAGCAAATGAAGAATTCGTGTACGACTTAGTAAAAGCATACCATGAAAACCAAGAAAAATTGATGGATACTCATTCCGCTGCAGAAGAAGCTGAAATCGAAGCTATCCTTCAAAATGATGTAATGCCATTGCACCCTGGTGCAATTAAATTTTACGAAGAAGAGGGTATTGACCTGCCAGAAGATGTATACCCGCCTGAATGGGAAGAGTAA